In Setaria italica strain Yugu1 chromosome IX, Setaria_italica_v2.0, whole genome shotgun sequence, the genomic stretch GGGAAGGTGGGTATTACCCTCTTACCCTTCATTTCAGTGAGGACTACCCTAGCAAACCTCCCAAGTGCAAGTTTCCACAGGGTTTTTTTCACCCAAATGTCTATCCTTCAGGGACAGTCTGCCTCTCAATTCTCAATGAGGATAGCGTAAGCCTAGCTATTTCCAGGTTTAAATTGCATCTGAGTTTGTTCCAAAATTTCTGTTCTCACTGTACAATTTCAGGGCTGGAGACCTGCTATCACTGTTAAGCAGATTCTAGTTGGAATACAGGACTTGCTTGATCAGCCTAATCCAGCTGATCCTGCTCAAACTGACGGTTATCACCTTTTCATCCAGGTAAGAAAGAAACAATGAATAAGATTCTGCTATTCATTATTATTCTTTCCTCACAAGATTAATGAGTTTTTCCCCACAAAAAAATTCAGGATCCAGCAGAATACAAGAGACGTGTTCGTCTGCAGGCCAAGCAGTATCCTGCTCTGGTGTGAGGATGTTGGGATGCTAAAGATCCATGACCCATCCTGCACATCCGCATAATAGCTGCAACATCTTCAATTATGCATCTGAATATGGATTTGACAAGATATAAGTTTTCTGGAGTATTTCCCAGTGTAAACATGAACCTTTTGTGATCTGTAGATCTGGCATTGGCTTGAAACAAAATTGTTTCCTTAACTGCTGTAAGTGCTGGAGTGATTAAATTTCATGACATTCAACAATCTGTAATCTCACTTTGGATTTTGCATATTGTTAAAGAGATTCTGTGTTTGGGAGATGTATCATTTATGTACCTTTAGGCTTTTGTGCTCTGTTTGCTGTTGGCATTTCCAACATTAGTCCAAGCAGTTCCTTAACTGATGTTGCCATCCACCACTGTCCTAGAATTTCATGATGCATGCTACCATCCTTGTGCTGTAGTTATCTCCGATTGCATCGAACTTTACAGTTCTTGTTGAAGGTGTTGGGATTTGTCTGTTATCACGAGCATTATGCGGATCCCTAAATTTTAGGTTGAATCAACTTATATCAGTAATGCTTTTGCTTCTGGTAGTTGTGACTGTCCATGTTCATATTGATTTTCCGCGCCTAACTTTAGCCTCCAGAAATTCCGACCCTCGTGACTCGTGATCAGTGACTCACCACTTAAAATTAATGGGGTCATGATTTGTGCCCATCAGGTCTTCCGAATAATAATTTCTGCCCATCCATGGAAGTATTTTGATGTACTACTTGTACTATTCAGGGAGATTTGACTCTAGTAAATTTCAGTGTTGCATTTCAATTTAAGGAAAGTTTACATCAATAATGCTGGCGTCAAACCCACCGCTCATGGACGGGGGCAACGCGCGACACGGTCCCAACTCTGAAATCTGAATGAACTTGAACTACGAGAAACAGAGGAAAACAACGAAACATCATAGCAGGGCAGAGCGCTCTCAGTATCACAGCTCCTGCAAACTTCTGCTACGGAACGTCGTGCCCCGCCGGCCTCTCAATTCAGGAGAAGTTGACGCGGGCCTGGTACGTGAGCCCGAGGCACCAGTTGGCCGGCGCGACGTCGGTGGCTACGACGGTCTGCCGCGTGGTGTAGGACGTCACCTTGAAGCTGAGCGACCGTCCGCCGAGCTGCGCGAACGCCTGGTACGACGCGCCCCAGTTGTGGCTCATGCGCACCCATGCGCCGCGTGCGCCGCTCCTCACCCACATCTCcgcgacgtcgccggcgccggcgacgttcATGACGTACGCCAGCAACCAGTAGGGGTTCCCCTGGAGCGCGAACCGGAGGCCGCCCCGCCTCACGCACGGCACCCGGCGGTACATCACCGGCACGATGCCGGCGCGCCACTGCGCCATCTTCATGAAGGCCGGCTTGGAGAGGTCGAAGTGGGTGCGCGGCGGGTTGCACCACCCGCCGTTGTTGGTGTCCTGCGCCCAGTTGGGCGGGCACAGGTTGGTGGCCGTCACCGTGATCACCGGGGAGCCCCAGTAGCACCAGCGGGAGCCCGCGCACCGGATCTGGTAGCACGTCCCGCACCCGTACCCGTCCTTGAACAGCGTCGTGCTCAGCGCCGCCGTGTCCGTGCCGTACCCGGTCGCGTACAGGTTGCCGTACCCGCACGCCCCACCTGTGGATGAAACCCGTAAGCAAAAACACCAAATGCCAAGAGGAAACGAGCGTGGCAGATAGCAGCGTACCCATGGTCTCAGCCGCGGTCTCGTCGCCGTAGAACGTGGCGTGCGCCGGAGTCCACTGCATCGCCGTGAACCTCGCGTCCGCCGTGGTGGCCGCACAGGCCAATGCGATGACGAGGGCCAACAAGATGGCTGTGGATGGAGAAGCCATGGCTCTGTTTTTGTTTCTGCTCGTGGCGTTCTACCGTAACTTGCTTGAGCAGCTGAACTCTGCAGGCGATGCAATGGCCAAGGGCTACTGCTGTGTATTTATAGCTTGCGTCGGATCAACCGAAGAGGTAGTTGGTGATGATTGGCAGGAACACATCGTTCACGACTTCACGCGACGACGTGCGCGCACACCGGCGGGCCGTGGACATTGGTACGGCTCGCTAGGCATACGTGCGGGCAAGAAACCGAGCTGTACTCTGTTATTGTATCCCCTTTTTGCCGGTACGGCGGATTGGATATTGGAAGTGTGTCTTCTCATCAAAATATTTTAACTTGTTGCGTCCTTTTAGATTTGGGAGAATGTTTTTTCCCTGTATATGGTTGACATTTGGTTCTGAATCTTTGGGTTTCTTGAGAAGCCGGGACACATAAAAATTCCATTTTATCCGGGAAGTGTCGGCGATAACGTGGGCATACTTTTGGTGCAAGatgttataaacttataatatGGTGAACATTGCCGCAGCCGGGAGATAAAGGTCCCGAAATGATTAGAGTTTTGTTGAAGTggttaaattttttttgcacTCACAAATGGTCAACTACGTTGTTGTGTCGGCTTCATAGATCGAAAACAATTGAAAACATTTCTTATCCAAATTGAGCCACTTTACCCCTCATGTTGGACCCACCTGTAAGAGCTGTAAGAGTTGAGCTCGTAGAAAGCGTGGGCCGAAAATATTTCCgccaaaaatcaaattattTTCTCACCCACGCCTCCCATACCCGCCCGCTGTACCCGTTTCTGCCCGCCCGCGTTTCATCTCCGAAATCAGGCCTCTCTCTCTACCGTCATTTTCCTTCTCCACCGCGCACCTCCGGTCCCATCCGTCCGTTGGCGCTGGCGCGCCGCAACCCTCatgccgacgccgacgccctcCCCCTGATCTCCGTCGTCGCGGCGCTCTTCCCATCCAGTCCCCATCCACTGATTTCGCCCCTCCCCCCTTACTACTCTTCCCTTCCTATCGTCGCTCCTCACTCCGCGCTCCCATCCTCCGATCCTCGGCGGAGTGCGAGCACGCGGAGCCACTGGCGGGGATGGAATTGGAGCGGAGCACCTGCGCCGGCGCTGGCCGGCGTGAGCTGCGCTGCCGCCCCCACCGCCCGTGCACACGAGCCCGTGCAGGTCAACGCAGGAGGCAATTCAGTGGCAATTTCTTGTTGAAGTTTTGATGTTCTTTTGCTGGCCTGTTGAATGTTTGATTGTTCTTAATTACTTTATATTTGATAAAGGCAAAAGGAGGGACTAACTGCATGGTGGATCGGAGGTGACTCTCTTCTCTTCTGCCGGAGAAGAAATTCTATTGATTAACTGTATCAATAGATATTCTATTGTTTTATTTAATATTCATTAATAATTGTGATGACATCAATACAAATTAGTCAGTTCTCGCCATTTTGAAACTTACGATTTTTTGGCTCTATAGATATAGATGACAAACAATAACCTTACGCTATCCTGGACAAACAATTACTTCTATAATAGTTCAGTAGGAACCTGAACCCTCTAATGAGGAAGAACAATGCTTGGTTGGCTGGTGCTTCCCTTCGTTGGATGCAAATGTGAGAATTTTCCAATTTTCGTTTATTATTGTCCAAATAATTGATGGCAACTTTTAGTGGTAACTCGAACCTGCCAGTTTGTATTTGCATTTTTTCTTCGACGGGTCACTGGATGGGAATAGACTTTCCCACCTGAATATGATGCATAAGAGGGCAACAATAAGTGTCACTCAACGTCAGGTTACATGAACAGTAATACCATTTGTTTGGTAAATTGTTCATGTTTTCGTGCAATTTAAGATTTGCCCGAATAGCAGCCTGCACTGATGGCTGAGGAAAAAGAATCTCACGCCCATGACCAAGGTTTGCATTAGCCTATTACTTCTAAATATTagttatttagaaaataaattataaaCCCCTAATtgtaataataaaaatttgtagATTTGGTTGCTAAATTTTCAAATACCACGTGCATGTTGCACGTGCATCTATCAGAGAGGATTCAACATCCCCAAGATGCAGCACCTGCTGTGCATGAACGGTTGTGATCATCTGATTGACGTACTATGGTGGTCTTGTTTTCCCCACAAGTTTGCATTCGTGTCGAATTCTGACGCATTGTTAAGGGTTGAGGCTCGGACGCATTGTTAAGGGTTGAGGCTACCTGAGATGGATTTTCATCCCGATGATTTAGCATCAATCGAAAATGGAGGTCAGAGGTGGGCAACTGATCAGCATTCGCAGTAGGGGATGTTTGTTCCTAATCATACTTTGCCACAACTAACCTTAGGTAAGTTTGATCAAGTTGGTAAGTACTTTTTTGATAAGATTCTTTGAGCTCCACATGTCACAGACATAAAACGTGTGGTAAGATTTTCTTTGGCATGGCAAAGTGTGGTCTCAAATTTTTTAGccccaattttttagcttgCCCACACTTATCTAAGTGCGGCAAAGTATGGCTAGCAATCAAACATGCCCTAACACTGAAACTAGGAAATGTGAACACTGAACAAGCAAGCAATTTTATTGTGGAGAAATGCTTATGTGCTCTCATTGCCTCATCTTGTTGCTATGGAGCATTGTATGTCTCAGAAACAGAACGAAGAGGATCAATGTTCAGAAAATCACAACTCGGAGCTCACTTAAACAAGAAAATCACCCAAACACTGCAGGAGACAGTGTCCATATCTATGTAGCTATAGTCTATACTCTCCCCTTTTTTTCCCCTGAAAAACGAATCCTCGTTGTAACCAGATGGTTCAGAGCCTTAACAAAGATGACTACGTGCTACCTATATCCATATCCGACTTCGGCTGATGGAATCGCGGCATCGTACTCGCAAGTTTACCAACGTGACATCTGCTGCATTGGAGGCACAGACATGGTATCCAGCGTGCCGTCCCTCTTGTCCATCTCGACCTTGTGCTGCGTCTGAAGATACATCGCAATGCCATTATAATTGACTCTTCAAGCGTGATAGAATGGGATTACCTGAGCTGACATGAAAGTGAATGTGCAATTACCTGCATACACGAGCAAACCCTGCGCACAAAGAACAGAACCGGCACAAGGTTAGTACGAACATGTCAATTTGAATAAGCAAACATGGATTAGAGCAAGAGCCTGGAAGAGAGAGTGAGATCGAGATCCTTACGTCCAGTAGACCAAGTTAGACATGCAGGAGATGATGTTCGCGACCTCCGAGAGCTCGCTGTTGCCGACGATGCAGGCGACGAGGGAGCAGATGCAGGCGAGCTGCTGCAGGAAGAACATGAAGGCCTGCAGCGATGATGAAGAGATGTAACTGTTAATTACTCGACCGGTGTCCGGAACAGCTGCGATTACTAATCCAGGTGATCATCAAATTAGCAGATGCCGAATTGAGGCGGGCAGCACGCACGATGATGCAGTTGTCGCACTGTGTCGTCTGGATGTTGAACTCGTCCTGCAGCAGGAACCGGGTCGAGGCCACCGAGTTGCCGAAGCAGCAGAACACCTCGGTAGCGAGGCAGACTTCCGGGCACTGGCTCTCACCGCACCTGCCGCTGCACGGCATGTACCCGGCGCAGCACACGTATCTGAAACGAGCACGGGAGCATGGGGACGGTAAGGTTAGCAGCTTGACCCTGTGCTGCGAAGGAGACTACTGTCTGAAACTGAAACAGTGAAACACACACGGCTGCGATGGGATCGTGGAATTAACTGCGCGTCTGCTCGATGACAGAACAAGAAAGAtaaaattgaagaacaagtttcGGTACCTTGACATGTCATTGTAGAGCGCACGTCTGCGCAGCATGTAGGACACGCATGGGCCGCTGCAGATGAGGGGAAAACAGAGTCAGGTATGCTGCAAGTTACAGAGTTCAGAGCAACGAACCAAAGCAGAAATTCAGAAGAATTGCGCCCGCCCACTCACCACCACAGTGACAGGCAGCACCCTGCaggagaaaaggaaggaaaatttGCATCAGTTCCTCACTCACAGGAAACCAGCTAGCAGATCAAGatcatgcaaaaaaaaaggaaaggaagggaaaaaaaaaggaaaagaaaggtatGCTTCGCAGGATGCCGGTACGCACACGGGAGGTCCGCGACGACGGCGTTGGTGAGGTCGGTGTGCCAGACGTTGCGGTAGCTCTGCCGCAGCTGCATCTTCTCGATCATGGCGTCCGACTGCCCCGCCATCTCGCCGCTCGATCAGCCGCGCGCTGCGACCCCGGCCGGCGAGCACTCGGAAGCTAGAGGGAGACGACCGCTCAGGGATGGTTTGTTTAAGGGGCTTTTAATGTAACGTGTACCAGAATAGATCGTTATAATGGATGCATTGCATCGAGACCTCTGCCAGTGTATACAGCGTACAGACAATTGGAGGTAAGGGAGGTAAGGTAAGtatgttcgtttcagcttatcagccgacTTATCAGTCATcgaataatatttttttctcataacaaatcagcctaTAAGTCCAGCTGAACATGCCAACATAAACATAAgaatatctaaattaccaaatatactctaatATAATATAATGGGTGCGCGACCCATTTCCTCTTGCGTGACGTCCCGGGCGGGCCGGCGGTCATCGGAAGCTTCGACCGGTCCAACGCGACGACCAAAAGGGTGGCGGCCGAGGAACGGATCGGAGACTTGTAGGGAGTGGGGCACTGGGAGTCTGACAACTTGCTTGGATTGAAGGAGAAGCTAGCAGGAAAATTCCGTGCGATTGCGCGTCCCGGAGCTGGCATCCAGCACCAAGGGATTTGATCGTTGCGGATGGCTTCTAGTGGCTCCACGGTAAGCAAGCACGTACTTCCTTCGTTTCCAAATTAGTCATTCCAACTCTATTAAGAGTTAAAAtattttaaccaaatttatacaataaaatactaatacttatgataccaaatagataccattagtttctttattaaatatattttcataatatatctataaaatggtttgattctaaaaaaaattaaaataatttataatttggaacgaagggagtagccACTAGGCACAGCAGTACTTAAAAACATACTAGTGATTGGTGTGCGCCCCTGCGCGTGTAGCTATATGAGGTTAATGTTATGTGGTGTATAGAGTAGTAAAAACAGGTAGTGAAGAATTGACGGAATCATATTAGATAAGCATAGG encodes the following:
- the LOC101781596 gene encoding SUMO-conjugating enzyme SCE1; protein product: MSGGIARGRLAEERKAWRKNHPHGFVARPETLADGSANLMIWNCTIPGKQGTDWEGGYYPLTLHFSEDYPSKPPKCKFPQGFFHPNVYPSGTVCLSILNEDSGWRPAITVKQILVGIQDLLDQPNPADPAQTDGYHLFIQDPAEYKRRVRLQAKQYPALV
- the LOC101775151 gene encoding putative expansin-A30: MASPSTAILLALVIALACAATTADARFTAMQWTPAHATFYGDETAAETMGGACGYGNLYATGYGTDTAALSTTLFKDGYGCGTCYQIRCAGSRWCYWGSPVITVTATNLCPPNWAQDTNNGGWCNPPRTHFDLSKPAFMKMAQWRAGIVPVMYRRVPCVRRGGLRFALQGNPYWLLAYVMNVAGAGDVAEMWVRSGARGAWVRMSHNWGASYQAFAQLGGRSLSFKVTSYTTRQTVVATDVAPANWCLGLTYQARVNFS
- the LOC101782008 gene encoding uncharacterized protein LOC101782008, with the protein product MAGQSDAMIEKMQLRQSYRNVWHTDLTNAVVADLPWCCLSLWCGPCVSYMLRRRALYNDMSRYVCCAGYMPCSGRCGESQCPEVCLATEVFCCFGNSVASTRFLLQDEFNIQTTQCDNCIIAFMFFLQQLACICSLVACIVGNSELSEVANIISCMSNLVYWTVCSCMQTQHKVEMDKRDGTLDTMSVPPMQQMSRW